A single region of the Latilactobacillus curvatus JCM 1096 = DSM 20019 genome encodes:
- a CDS encoding heavy metal translocating P-type ATPase, giving the protein MKHDEMHHEHEGHDMKEMHHEHQMDHSMHDMHHDHEMMDHDMGHMNHDMHGMHHDMGDGDMMMHGGHMMHMGNLKQKFWISLIATVPILILSPFMGMQLPFQTTFPGSDWLVLILATFLFFYGGAPFLKGAQGELSAKSPAMMTLIAMGISVSYLYSLYAFVANHFLNPQGHVMDFFWELATLIVIMLLGHWIEMNAVMSAGSALEKMAALLPGQAQVIDQAGHQHAVDLKDLKKGQTVLVAAGEKVPADGLIIAGQSQVNESLVTGESKAVAKAEGDQVIGGTVNGNGTLTVQVTGTGESGYLAQVMKLIKQAQQEKSKVEGLADKVAKYLFYAALVAGIIAFISWVFLANLNTAFERMVTVFIIACPHALGLAIPLVVARSTAIAATNGLLIRNREAIELSDKVTVVLMDKTGTLTQGAFKVNAVEVFDTALDEQRLMQLFGALERHSSHPLATGILEYNQAQTIPDLQADNVQTIQGVGLSGTVAGQSYQIVTATYLQAQHIKFDQALFQTLAEKGNSISYLLQDQTVLGLVAQGDQIKPEAPAFIQALKKRHIQPVMLTGDNQQVAEKVAAQLGGMTVQANLKPEDKEAIVKDYQAKGEVVLMVGDGVNDAPGLTRADIGIAIGAGTDVAIDSADVILVKSNPNDIMHFLNLSHATNRKMTQNLWWGAGYNILAIPLAGGLFAGIGLVLSPAVGAILMSLSTIVVAINAMTLKLKRDA; this is encoded by the coding sequence ATGAAACACGATGAAATGCACCATGAACATGAAGGACACGATATGAAAGAGATGCATCACGAGCACCAAATGGATCACAGCATGCACGACATGCATCATGACCATGAGATGATGGATCATGATATGGGGCATATGAATCACGATATGCATGGGATGCACCATGACATGGGCGACGGCGATATGATGATGCATGGTGGTCATATGATGCACATGGGAAATCTAAAACAAAAATTCTGGATTTCATTAATTGCAACGGTACCAATTCTAATTCTCTCACCATTTATGGGCATGCAGTTACCTTTTCAAACGACTTTCCCAGGTTCAGATTGGCTAGTATTGATTTTAGCAACATTTCTCTTCTTTTACGGTGGGGCACCGTTTTTAAAGGGCGCTCAAGGAGAATTATCTGCTAAGAGCCCAGCGATGATGACCTTAATTGCAATGGGGATCAGTGTTTCTTATCTATATAGTTTATACGCCTTTGTTGCGAACCATTTCTTGAACCCACAAGGCCACGTGATGGACTTTTTCTGGGAGCTTGCAACGTTAATCGTTATTATGTTGTTGGGACACTGGATTGAAATGAATGCGGTAATGAGTGCAGGGAGTGCTTTAGAAAAAATGGCTGCTTTGTTACCCGGCCAAGCACAAGTAATTGATCAAGCAGGGCATCAACACGCGGTTGATTTAAAGGACTTGAAAAAAGGACAAACTGTATTAGTCGCAGCTGGTGAAAAAGTACCCGCGGATGGGTTAATTATCGCCGGTCAAAGCCAAGTCAATGAATCCTTAGTGACAGGTGAATCAAAGGCTGTTGCGAAGGCTGAAGGCGATCAAGTAATCGGTGGGACAGTCAACGGAAATGGGACGTTAACCGTGCAAGTGACCGGGACTGGCGAAAGTGGTTACTTAGCGCAAGTCATGAAATTAATTAAACAAGCACAACAAGAAAAATCAAAAGTTGAAGGGTTAGCAGATAAAGTTGCGAAGTATCTTTTCTATGCTGCATTGGTTGCTGGGATTATCGCCTTCATTAGTTGGGTGTTCTTGGCCAATCTGAATACGGCTTTTGAACGGATGGTAACCGTCTTTATTATTGCTTGTCCGCATGCACTTGGATTGGCCATTCCATTGGTGGTTGCCAGAAGTACAGCGATTGCGGCTACAAACGGCTTGCTCATTCGTAACCGTGAAGCAATCGAATTGTCAGATAAGGTTACTGTTGTTTTGATGGATAAGACGGGGACTTTGACACAAGGCGCATTCAAAGTGAATGCTGTCGAAGTTTTCGATACAGCACTTGATGAACAACGACTCATGCAACTCTTTGGTGCGTTAGAACGCCATTCAAGTCATCCATTGGCCACTGGGATTCTAGAGTATAACCAAGCACAAACTATTCCTGATTTACAGGCAGACAATGTTCAAACGATTCAAGGCGTCGGTTTGTCTGGAACGGTTGCAGGGCAAAGTTATCAAATAGTGACGGCAACTTATTTACAAGCCCAGCATATTAAATTTGATCAAGCTCTTTTCCAAACTTTAGCAGAAAAAGGGAATTCCATCAGTTATCTATTACAAGATCAAACGGTTTTAGGACTAGTCGCACAAGGTGATCAGATTAAACCAGAAGCGCCAGCTTTCATCCAAGCATTAAAGAAACGGCATATCCAACCGGTCATGTTAACCGGTGATAATCAACAAGTTGCCGAAAAAGTGGCTGCACAATTGGGCGGTATGACGGTTCAAGCGAACTTGAAACCAGAAGATAAAGAAGCAATCGTCAAAGATTACCAAGCTAAAGGCGAAGTCGTCCTGATGGTTGGGGATGGTGTTAATGATGCACCAGGTTTAACGCGGGCTGATATCGGAATCGCAATTGGTGCTGGGACGGATGTTGCAATCGATTCAGCAGATGTGATCCTCGTGAAGAGTAATCCAAACGATATTATGCATTTCTTGAATTTATCGCACGCAACTAACCGCAAAATGACGCAAAATCTCTGGTGGGGCGCTGGTTATAATATTTTAGCGATTCCATTAGCTGGGGGGCTATTTGCCGGAATTGGGTTAGTATTAAGTCCAGCAGTTGGTGCAATCTTAATGTCACTCTCAACAATTGTTGTGGCTATTAATGCAATGACTTTGAAATTAAAACGAGATGCATGA
- a CDS encoding CopY/TcrY family copper transport repressor — protein MTEKIGVVTDAEWEIMRMVWSLGQVNSSHLIELVQQKRDWQASTVKTLLGRLVKKDYLIATKEGRRFIYTANIAEDEAMNHATQSLFNQLCGMKKGCTLATLIEQTTLSQNDIQTLQTVLAAKLPSAPTMIECDCLPANCDCIEEEVK, from the coding sequence ATGACTGAAAAAATAGGGGTTGTTACGGATGCGGAATGGGAAATTATGCGGATGGTTTGGTCACTTGGGCAAGTCAACAGCAGTCATTTAATTGAACTCGTTCAGCAAAAGCGTGATTGGCAAGCGTCGACTGTTAAGACTTTGCTAGGTCGGTTGGTAAAAAAAGACTATCTAATTGCCACTAAAGAAGGACGCCGATTTATATATACGGCCAATATCGCAGAAGATGAAGCGATGAACCATGCCACGCAGTCGCTGTTTAACCAATTATGTGGGATGAAAAAAGGCTGCACATTAGCCACTTTAATCGAGCAAACAACGCTCAGTCAAAATGATATTCAGACGTTACAAACGGTGTTAGCGGCTAAATTACCTAGTGCACCAACAATGATTGAATGTGATTGTTTACCAGCCAATTGTGATTGCATAGAGGAGGAAGTAAAATGA
- the ptsP gene encoding phosphoenolpyruvate--protein phosphotransferase: MTKLRGIAASDGIATAKAYMLVQPDLSFSKSTISDSEKEINRLHNALQASTSDLETIRKIAAGSLGEEEAQVFDAHMMILADPEFTGAIEGKINDDKVNAEQALKEIADLFVATFEAMTDNAYMQERAADIKDVTKRVLSHLLGVTLPNPALIDEEVIVIAHDLTPSDTAQLNGKFVKAFVTDIGGRTSHSAIMARSLEIPAIVGTENITTSVKAGEQLIVDGINGDVIINPTDADIAEYDKKAQAFADQKAEWEKLKNEKSVTKDGKTFTVAANIGTPKDLDGVIDNGAEAIGLYRTEFLYMDSSELPSEDDQFEAYKTVLEGMAGKPVVVRTMDIGGDKKLPYLPLPEEMNPFLGYRAVRISLDRDDIFRTQLRALLRASNYGKLRIMFPMIATVAEFRQAKGILEEEKAKLIADGQTVSDDLQVGMMVEIPASAVLANQFAKEVDFFSIGTNDLIQYTMAADRMNERVSYLYQPYNPAILRLIKNVIDASHKEGKWTGMCGEAAGDSVMAPLLVGMGLDEFSMSATSVLRVRSLMKRLDTTQLTDLVETAVNVNISNEENQKLVEDFMQNL, from the coding sequence ATGACAAAACTAAGAGGGATTGCTGCCAGTGATGGTATCGCTACGGCGAAAGCCTATATGTTAGTGCAACCCGATTTGTCATTTTCGAAATCAACTATTTCAGATTCAGAAAAAGAGATTAATCGTTTGCATAATGCCTTACAAGCTTCCACGAGTGATCTAGAGACCATTCGGAAGATTGCTGCTGGATCATTAGGGGAAGAAGAAGCACAAGTTTTTGATGCCCACATGATGATTTTAGCAGACCCAGAATTTACCGGCGCTATCGAAGGTAAAATCAATGATGACAAGGTTAATGCTGAGCAAGCGCTCAAAGAGATCGCGGATTTATTCGTGGCCACTTTTGAGGCTATGACTGATAACGCATACATGCAAGAACGCGCTGCTGACATCAAGGATGTTACTAAGCGAGTTCTCAGTCATTTATTAGGGGTAACACTCCCTAACCCAGCGTTAATTGATGAAGAAGTAATTGTGATTGCTCATGACTTGACACCAAGTGACACAGCCCAATTAAACGGTAAATTCGTTAAGGCTTTTGTGACTGATATTGGTGGTCGGACTTCTCACTCTGCTATTATGGCTCGTTCTTTAGAAATTCCTGCAATTGTTGGGACTGAAAATATCACAACTTCTGTTAAAGCCGGCGAACAATTAATTGTCGACGGGATTAACGGGGATGTTATTATCAATCCTACAGATGCAGACATTGCTGAATACGATAAGAAGGCGCAAGCTTTCGCTGATCAAAAAGCAGAATGGGAAAAGTTAAAGAATGAAAAATCCGTTACAAAAGACGGAAAAACATTCACAGTTGCTGCAAATATCGGGACACCTAAAGATTTAGATGGTGTTATCGATAACGGTGCTGAAGCAATCGGCTTATACCGGACAGAATTCTTATACATGGACTCATCTGAATTACCTAGTGAAGATGATCAGTTCGAAGCTTATAAGACTGTTTTGGAAGGTATGGCTGGTAAACCAGTTGTTGTGCGGACAATGGACATTGGTGGGGATAAGAAATTACCTTACTTGCCATTACCCGAAGAAATGAATCCATTCTTAGGCTACCGTGCTGTGCGGATTAGTTTAGATCGTGATGATATTTTCAGAACACAATTGCGTGCTTTACTCCGTGCTTCAAACTACGGTAAGTTACGTATCATGTTCCCAATGATCGCAACTGTCGCAGAATTCCGTCAAGCAAAAGGCATTCTTGAAGAAGAAAAAGCTAAATTAATTGCTGATGGTCAAACTGTTTCTGATGATTTACAAGTTGGGATGATGGTTGAAATTCCAGCCAGCGCCGTCTTGGCAAATCAATTCGCTAAGGAAGTTGACTTCTTTAGTATCGGAACAAACGACTTGATTCAATACACAATGGCTGCTGATCGGATGAATGAACGTGTATCATACCTTTATCAACCATACAATCCAGCAATCTTACGTTTAATTAAGAACGTTATTGACGCTTCTCATAAAGAAGGTAAGTGGACTGGAATGTGTGGGGAAGCCGCTGGCGATTCAGTCATGGCACCACTCCTTGTTGGAATGGGCTTAGATGAATTTTCAATGAGCGCAACTTCGGTCCTTCGGGTTCGGAGCTTGATGAAACGTTTAGATACAACTCAATTAACTGATCTAGTTGAAACCGCTGTTAATGTGAATATAAGTAATGAAGAAAACCAAAAATTAGTTGAAGATTTTATGCAAAATCTTTAA
- a CDS encoding phosphocarrier protein HPr — MEKRDFHVVADTGIHARPATLLVQTASKFNSDVNLEYKGKSVNLKSIMGVMSLGVGQGADVTISAEGADEADAINAIEETMKKEGLSE; from the coding sequence ATGGAAAAACGCGATTTTCACGTAGTAGCAGACACAGGTATCCACGCACGTCCAGCTACATTATTAGTACAAACAGCAAGCAAATTTAACTCAGATGTTAACTTAGAATACAAAGGTAAATCTGTAAACTTGAAGTCAATCATGGGTGTTATGTCACTCGGTGTTGGCCAAGGTGCTGACGTTACTATCTCAGCTGAAGGTGCTGACGAAGCAGACGCAATCAACGCAATTGAAGAAACAATGAAAAAGGAAGGTTTATCTGAATAA
- a CDS encoding ATP-dependent Clp protease ATP-binding subunit, translated as MLCQNCQKNPATIHLYTSTNGQRQEIDLCQNCYQLLKQQNSNGQAPQGQYADPFGFGSLDSFFRAMGATPDDQSQANQGPQTQSGGQGGGNNGQNGESLLSQYGVNLTNLAKAGQIDPVIGRDAEIDRVIEILNRRTKNNPVLIGEAGVGKTAVVEGLAQKIADDDVPAKLKDKQVIRLDVVSLVQGTGIRGQFEQRMQQLMTELKQNKQYILFIDEIHEIVGAGNAEGGMDAGNVLKPALARGELQLVGATTNNEFRQIEKDAALARRLQPVSVNEPSVDETVQILKGLQDKYEAYHQVHYTDEALKAAATLSNRYIQDRFLPDKAIDLLDETGSKKNLTITVVDPKEIEKKLQNAEAEKQSALKDEDYEKAAYYRDQVTKLTKMRETSAIDQSEMPTVTDKDMEKIVEEKIHIPVGELKAQEQAQLKNLAENLEAHVIGQDSAVDKVARSIRRNRIGFNKSGRPIGSFLFVGPTGVGKTELAKQIAKELFGSTDAMIRFDMSEYMEKFSVSKLIGSPPGYVGYEEAGQLTEQVRRNPYSLILLDEVEKAHPDVMHMFLQILDDGRLTDSQGRTVSFKDTIIIMTSNAGQTDAEANVGFGATLSGQTHSILNQLQNYFKPEFLNRFDDIIEFQPLSKENLLKIVSLMLDQTNAMIADQGLNIAVTEPVKSRLVDLGYNPEMGARPLRRVIQEQIEDRVADYYLDHPEHKQLTARLVEDQIQITDAKDSQVTD; from the coding sequence ATGCTTTGTCAAAACTGCCAGAAGAATCCTGCAACGATTCATCTCTATACAAGCACCAATGGTCAACGACAAGAAATCGATCTTTGTCAAAACTGTTACCAACTCTTGAAACAACAAAACAGTAATGGCCAAGCACCACAAGGGCAATATGCAGATCCATTTGGCTTTGGAAGCCTGGATAGTTTCTTCCGAGCAATGGGCGCAACTCCCGATGATCAATCACAAGCAAACCAAGGGCCACAAACCCAAAGTGGCGGCCAAGGTGGCGGCAACAACGGGCAAAACGGCGAAAGTCTGCTCAGTCAATACGGTGTAAACCTAACCAACTTAGCTAAAGCTGGCCAAATTGATCCAGTGATCGGTCGCGATGCTGAAATCGATCGTGTTATTGAAATTCTAAACCGTCGAACAAAAAACAATCCCGTATTAATCGGTGAAGCTGGGGTCGGTAAAACCGCCGTTGTCGAAGGCTTAGCTCAAAAAATTGCCGACGATGACGTTCCTGCCAAACTTAAGGATAAACAAGTCATTCGCTTAGATGTTGTTTCACTTGTTCAAGGGACCGGTATTCGTGGTCAATTCGAACAACGGATGCAACAACTGATGACTGAATTGAAGCAGAATAAGCAATACATTCTCTTCATTGATGAAATTCATGAAATTGTGGGCGCCGGTAATGCCGAAGGTGGCATGGACGCCGGTAACGTGTTAAAACCCGCCCTCGCCCGTGGTGAACTCCAACTAGTAGGGGCCACAACGAATAATGAATTCCGACAAATTGAAAAAGACGCGGCCCTCGCCCGTCGTCTCCAACCCGTTTCAGTCAATGAACCTTCTGTTGACGAAACAGTCCAAATTCTAAAAGGACTCCAAGATAAATACGAAGCCTATCACCAAGTCCACTACACAGACGAGGCACTTAAGGCGGCTGCAACCCTTTCTAATCGTTATATCCAGGATCGTTTCTTACCAGATAAGGCCATTGACTTACTTGATGAAACCGGCTCTAAGAAGAACTTGACGATTACCGTTGTCGATCCAAAAGAAATCGAAAAGAAATTACAAAATGCGGAAGCTGAAAAGCAAAGTGCGTTAAAGGACGAGGATTACGAAAAGGCCGCTTATTACCGCGATCAAGTCACAAAATTGACCAAGATGCGCGAAACAAGTGCCATTGACCAATCTGAAATGCCAACCGTCACCGACAAAGATATGGAAAAAATCGTTGAAGAAAAAATCCACATTCCAGTTGGTGAGTTAAAGGCACAAGAACAAGCACAGTTGAAGAACCTTGCTGAAAATCTTGAAGCGCACGTAATTGGTCAAGATTCAGCAGTCGATAAGGTTGCCCGTTCCATTCGTCGCAACCGAATTGGTTTCAACAAATCCGGTCGACCAATCGGTTCTTTCCTATTCGTTGGACCAACCGGGGTCGGGAAAACTGAATTAGCAAAACAAATCGCCAAAGAACTTTTCGGTAGCACAGATGCTATGATTCGTTTTGATATGAGCGAATATATGGAGAAATTCAGTGTGTCAAAATTGATTGGATCACCTCCTGGCTATGTTGGCTATGAAGAAGCGGGTCAATTAACCGAACAAGTTCGGCGCAACCCATACAGCTTGATCTTACTGGATGAAGTTGAAAAAGCACATCCAGACGTCATGCATATGTTCCTACAAATCTTAGACGATGGTCGTCTGACGGATTCACAAGGACGGACGGTCAGCTTCAAAGACACCATCATCATCATGACTTCAAATGCCGGCCAAACTGATGCCGAAGCCAATGTTGGTTTCGGGGCAACCCTTTCTGGTCAGACACACTCGATTTTAAACCAACTACAAAACTACTTTAAACCTGAATTTTTAAACCGGTTTGATGATATCATCGAGTTCCAACCATTAAGCAAAGAAAATCTCTTGAAGATTGTCAGTCTGATGCTCGATCAAACAAATGCGATGATTGCTGACCAAGGGTTAAACATTGCCGTAACTGAACCAGTCAAATCACGGCTTGTCGATCTTGGTTACAATCCAGAGATGGGTGCGCGTCCATTACGACGTGTTATTCAAGAACAAATTGAAGATCGCGTGGCTGACTATTATCTCGATCACCCAGAACATAAACAATTGACGGCTCGGTTGGTGGAAGATCAGATTCAAATCACCGATGCTAAAGATTCACAGGTCACAGATTAA
- a CDS encoding DUF1827 family protein codes for MRLINVTNSYKRLVSQQLAATAATYVKVYSLGKTTVLDSRSSKERELLLKNDHRHVQQAEIDFVLKELAGLDSTDGLEVLNDGPLVEITIPTPSKTVS; via the coding sequence ATGCGCTTAATCAATGTAACCAATTCTTATAAGCGACTTGTTTCACAACAACTCGCTGCAACAGCCGCAACCTACGTTAAGGTTTATTCACTTGGTAAAACAACGGTTCTTGACTCGCGTTCATCGAAGGAACGTGAGCTCCTTTTAAAAAATGATCATCGACATGTCCAACAAGCCGAGATCGATTTTGTATTGAAGGAACTCGCCGGTTTAGATTCCACAGATGGCCTTGAAGTCTTGAATGATGGTCCATTAGTCGAAATTACAATTCCAACACCTTCAAAAACAGTGAGTTAA
- a CDS encoding PPC domain-containing DNA-binding protein, whose protein sequence is MKTFQKEHQIICRLEVGDEILTELKYLAATFPNQLGTITGIGACDEVTVSVYSPETDQYIATSSQEQVELLALSGNVENANGTIDVHLHASFARLDTSVFGGHLERAVISRTGELIVSLIPVSIGRVTHTATKLQVLDI, encoded by the coding sequence ATGAAGACTTTTCAAAAAGAGCACCAAATTATTTGCCGGTTAGAAGTGGGCGACGAAATCCTAACAGAACTTAAATATTTGGCCGCGACCTTCCCCAACCAACTGGGAACTATCACGGGGATTGGTGCCTGTGATGAAGTTACCGTCAGCGTTTATTCACCAGAAACGGATCAATATATTGCCACTTCCAGTCAAGAGCAAGTAGAACTGCTGGCCCTTAGTGGGAATGTCGAAAATGCAAATGGCACGATTGATGTCCATCTACATGCAAGCTTTGCCCGTTTAGATACAAGCGTTTTTGGTGGGCATCTAGAACGCGCCGTCATTTCACGTACAGGAGAATTAATCGTTTCCTTAATTCCCGTTTCCATCGGCCGCGTCACCCATACTGCAACTAAATTACAAGTATTAGATATTTAA
- a CDS encoding MucBP domain-containing protein has product MNLINLLQSLLKWRPKKAAPLPNSHVRQTVSEQEPIRQAPQSSQKQPVVPVSQDATPLLATMSTQPRHSTVTIHYLDHHRVPLRPTMTLTGEVGTVLNLPWLKFAGYYLAAITNLKQQFPEENTTIWLFYKPQLAAPVMVLHQNLEGGLLIKPQFLSGALNEHYQANPLEGGANFVHHTSANQTGRFTTKTQFVHFKYDPLNLKHSDAPEQPFIELLEPTDTYQQPSEEALTAARLPKHAVWKIYSCATAPSGKQWFNLGSSWITPTRYQLHATNPKGSDESYQVPKFTYHYAVIETTPLNLSASLNNNTVTFWQAPYDQPTTYQIVPKTRVVVKQVVVLDNQSRWCQLKTGQWLMEGLLTFD; this is encoded by the coding sequence ATGAATCTGATTAACCTGCTTCAATCGTTATTGAAATGGCGCCCGAAAAAAGCAGCTCCTCTACCGAACAGTCATGTACGCCAAACTGTCTCTGAGCAAGAGCCCATCCGTCAAGCGCCTCAATCGTCACAGAAACAGCCGGTCGTTCCCGTTAGTCAGGACGCAACGCCACTGCTGGCTACGATGTCCACACAACCGCGCCATAGCACAGTTACCATTCACTACCTCGATCATCATCGGGTCCCTTTACGACCAACGATGACCCTGACAGGTGAAGTGGGTACCGTGCTCAATTTGCCATGGCTAAAATTTGCCGGTTATTACTTGGCAGCTATTACCAATTTAAAACAACAGTTTCCTGAAGAAAACACCACTATCTGGCTTTTTTATAAACCGCAACTCGCAGCACCAGTAATGGTGTTACACCAGAATTTAGAAGGTGGCTTGTTGATTAAGCCCCAATTTTTATCAGGTGCTTTGAACGAACACTATCAAGCCAATCCACTAGAAGGTGGTGCTAACTTCGTGCACCACACCTCAGCTAATCAGACTGGTCGCTTTACAACTAAGACACAGTTTGTCCATTTTAAATATGATCCGCTGAATTTAAAACACAGCGATGCACCTGAACAGCCCTTCATCGAACTTCTTGAGCCAACGGATACCTATCAGCAACCAAGTGAAGAAGCGCTGACTGCTGCTCGCTTGCCAAAGCACGCGGTTTGGAAGATTTATAGCTGTGCAACTGCTCCATCTGGCAAACAATGGTTCAATCTTGGCAGTTCTTGGATTACCCCTACGCGTTATCAATTACATGCCACTAATCCTAAAGGCAGTGATGAATCATACCAAGTACCAAAGTTCACCTACCATTACGCAGTTATCGAAACAACCCCTCTAAACCTCAGTGCAAGTCTGAACAACAATACCGTAACATTTTGGCAAGCACCGTATGACCAACCCACAACATATCAGATAGTGCCTAAAACACGGGTAGTCGTTAAGCAAGTCGTTGTACTCGATAATCAAAGTCGCTGGTGTCAACTTAAAACAGGTCAATGGTTAATGGAAGGCCTCCTAACTTTTGACTAA
- a CDS encoding peptide chain release factor 3, with amino-acid sequence MTPTELKTAVDRRRTFAIISHPDAGKTTITEQLLLFGGVIRQAGTVKGKKSGQFAKSDWMEIEKQRGISVTSSVMQFDYDDKRINILDTPGHEDFSEDTYRTLMAVDAAVMVIDSAKGIEPQTKKLFKVCKMRGIPIFTFMNKLDRDGREPLDLIAELEELLDIEGCAMNWPIGMGKDLRGLYDIANRRIELYRPEDEANPYLALDEAGRIAGDNPLKEDSVYTQALDDIELIGEAGNAYDADKIATGEQTPIFFGSALTNFGVKTFLESFVNLAPAPEAHKTQEETLVEPTSPDFSGFIFKIQANMNPAHRDRIAFVRICSGEFQRGIDVTLTRTGKKMRLNNSTEFMADTREQVTSAVAGDIVGLYDTGNFQIGDTIHTGKEAVSFEKLPQFTPELFMRVTAKNVMKQKSFHKGIQQLVQEGAIQLYKTYTTGDYILGAVGQLQFEVFQYRMQHEYNSEVLMDPIGSRTARWINPEQLDERMSSSRNLLVKDIHDEPLFLFENQFAERWFQDKYPDVELTAKL; translated from the coding sequence ATGACACCTACTGAATTAAAAACGGCGGTTGATCGTCGTCGTACTTTTGCAATTATTTCTCATCCGGATGCTGGTAAAACAACGATTACGGAACAACTCTTACTTTTCGGGGGCGTGATTCGTCAAGCCGGAACAGTTAAAGGGAAAAAGAGTGGCCAATTTGCCAAGTCCGATTGGATGGAAATTGAAAAGCAACGTGGGATTTCCGTTACCAGTTCTGTGATGCAATTTGATTATGACGACAAGCGGATTAATATTTTGGATACACCGGGACATGAAGATTTCTCAGAAGATACGTATCGGACTTTGATGGCTGTTGATGCGGCGGTCATGGTCATTGATTCTGCTAAAGGGATTGAACCACAGACCAAGAAATTATTCAAAGTCTGCAAAATGCGGGGGATTCCGATTTTCACCTTCATGAATAAGTTGGATCGCGATGGTCGTGAACCACTTGATTTGATTGCTGAATTGGAAGAACTATTGGACATCGAAGGCTGTGCTATGAACTGGCCAATCGGGATGGGAAAAGACCTCCGTGGCCTTTATGATATCGCCAACCGTCGAATCGAACTTTATCGACCAGAAGACGAAGCCAACCCTTATTTGGCCCTTGATGAAGCAGGTCGGATTGCCGGTGATAATCCATTGAAAGAAGATTCTGTTTACACACAAGCCCTTGATGATATCGAATTGATCGGTGAAGCAGGCAATGCCTATGATGCTGATAAGATTGCAACGGGTGAACAAACACCAATCTTCTTTGGCTCTGCTTTGACTAACTTTGGGGTTAAGACGTTCTTAGAATCATTCGTTAACTTAGCGCCTGCCCCAGAAGCACACAAAACACAAGAAGAAACGTTGGTTGAACCAACCTCTCCTGATTTCTCAGGGTTCATCTTCAAGATTCAAGCCAATATGAATCCAGCTCATCGTGACCGGATTGCGTTCGTACGAATTTGTTCGGGTGAATTCCAACGCGGAATTGATGTCACATTGACGCGAACAGGCAAGAAGATGCGGTTGAACAATTCAACTGAATTCATGGCCGACACACGGGAACAAGTGACAAGCGCTGTTGCTGGCGATATTGTTGGATTATATGATACCGGGAATTTCCAAATTGGGGATACGATTCACACGGGTAAAGAGGCTGTTTCATTTGAGAAACTCCCTCAATTTACCCCTGAATTATTCATGCGCGTCACTGCCAAGAACGTGATGAAACAAAAGTCCTTCCATAAAGGGATTCAACAGTTGGTTCAAGAAGGGGCGATTCAGTTGTATAAGACTTACACAACTGGCGATTATATCTTAGGCGCCGTTGGTCAATTACAATTTGAAGTGTTCCAATATCGGATGCAACACGAATATAATTCTGAAGTATTGATGGATCCAATCGGTTCAAGAACTGCGCGGTGGATCAATCCAGAACAATTGGATGAACGGATGTCATCCTCACGAAATCTATTGGTAAAAGATATTCATGACGAACCATTGTTCTTATTTGAAAATCAATTTGCAGAACGTTGGTTCCAAGATAAGTATCCAGACGTTGAATTAACCGCAAAACTATAA